In Mycolicibacterium gadium, the genomic window AGGACCAGCGCCAGCAACCGGTCGATCCTGTTGCGGCGCACGGCGACACTCGGCGGGCCGTCGCCGAGGAACGCCTGCCGCTGACGCGCCAACACTGCGACCATGTTCTCGCGAGCCACCAGGGCGACGCTCGGTGTGCTCGTGCTCATCGCGCCACCCGTTCCGAAGTGATTGTCTAGGCCACCAGAATTGTTTACTGTCGAGCTTACTGTCGGCCATTCGATGGTATGACGGAAGTGCGCGAGGCCGGAAGGGTTGGGCACAGATGAGCAGGATCGTGGTCGTCGGCGCGGCGTCGGGTATCGGTGCGGCCGCGGCGAAACACTTCTACGCCAGCGGCGACCACGTGCTGGCAGTCGACATCCGCGAGCCGCAGTCGCCGGTCTCCGAATACCGGCAATGCGATTTGCGCGACCCAGCCCGCATCGACACGGTTCTCGGCGACATCGGCACCGGCTGGGACATGCTCGCCCACGTGGCGGGGATTCCGGGGACCGCCCCCGCCGCCGATGTGCTGACCGTCAACTACCTCGGCATGCGGTTGATGGCCGAAGGCATGCTGCCGCTGATGAACACGGGCGGTTCGATCGTCACGGTGGCATCGACGGCGGCACTCGGTTGGGATCAGCGGATCGACGTTTTGTCCGAGCTGCTCGAACTCACCGACGGCGATGCAGTCGCACGCTGGCAGGAAGGTCAGGATCCCGCATATCCGGTGTACAGCACGTCCAAGCAGGCGGCGATCCTGTACACCAAGCGCCTTGCCGGACCCGCGTGGGCCAAGTACGGAGTCCGGGTCAACACCGTGAGCCCAGGCCCCGTCGAGACACCGATCCTCTCGGACTTCGAGCACACCATGGGCAAGGAGGTCCTCGATATGTGTCGTGCCACCGTGGGACGCCACGCCACTGTCGACGACGTCGTGCCCGTGATCGCGTTCCTCGGCTCACCGGATGCCCGCTGGATCACCGGCCAGGACATACACGTCGACGGCGGGTTCGTGACCTCGATGACAGCCGGGCCTCCTGTCCAGCTGATATAGTCTACTGTAAGATTTACAGTACCGTTCGCAGGACCAAGCCGGACCCGGAGATGCTGGAGCATTCGTGGAGAGCTCAGTGCACAACATCACGGTCGAGGAGGCGGCTGACCTCGTCCGTGACCCCTATCCCCTGTTCGCGCGGCGGAGGCAAGAGTTCGGTGTCTTCAAGGGCAGCGTCATGGACTGGTCCACGACACCCGAATCGATGCTTCCCGAGAACCTCTACGCCGCGGTCTCTTTCGATGCGGTCAACCGGGTGTTCCGGGACAGCAAGGTCTTCAACTCGCAGATCTATGACAACACCATCGGCCTGTTCATCGGGCCGACGATTCTGGCGATGGAAGGCAAGAAGCACTGGGAGCACCGCAATCTGGTCTCGGCAGCCTTCAAGACGAGATCGCTGTCGCGGTGGGAACCCGAGATCGTTCGCCCGGTCGTCGAGGGGCTGATCGACGAGTTCATCGACGTCGGACACGCCGACCTGGTCAAGCAATTCACCCTCGAGTTCCCCACCCGGGTGATCTCGAAGCTGTTGGGGCTTCCCGAAGAAGACTTGCCCTGGTTCCGCAAGCGCGCCGTCGAGCTGATCAGCTACACCGTCAAGTGGAAGCGGGCCTTCGAAGCGTCGGCAGCACTGAAAGACTATTTCCTGCAACAGATCGAGTTGCGCAGGCGCAAGCCGACGCCCGACATCATCGGCGACCTGGTGACCGCCGAGATCGACGGCGAAAAGCTCACCGATGAAGCCATTTATTCCTTCCTGCGTCTGCTGCTGCCCGCCGGGCTCGAGACCACCTACCGGTCGTCGGGCAATCTGCTGTTCCTTCTGCTGACCCATCCCGAGCAGTTCCGTGCGGTGCAGGCCGACCGCGATCTCATCGGGCCCGCGATCGAAGAGGGGTTGCGGTACGAGACGCCGCTCACCACGGTGCAGCGCTACGCCACCGAGGAGACCGAACTCGAGGGCGTCACCATTCCACACGGCGCAGTGATCGATGTGTGCATCGGGTCGGCGAACCGCGACGAGCAACGCTGGGAACGGTCGGAAAAGTTCGACATCCACCGCAAACGCCTGCCGCACATATCGTTTGCGGCCGGCGAGCACACCTGCATGGGGCTGCATCTGGCCCGCATGGAGACCCGCGTCGCCGTCGAATGCCTACTCGATCGGCTGACCGACATCCAACTCATCACTGACGACAACCCCACCATTCACGGGCAGCCCTTCCGCTCCCCGACCGCCATTCCCGTGACGTTCAACCCTGCCGGTTGAGCTGTGGGCGCCCATGCGAAGGTCGACACCCGCAAGCGACGGGACCGCGGCTCGATCAGTGCCGACGAGATCCTGCAGGGCGCCTTCGACGTAGCCGCACAGGTGTCGATCGACAACCTCAGCATGCCGGTGCTGGCCAAGCATCTGGACGTCGGAGTCACCAGCATCTACTGGTATTTCCGGCGCAAGGACGATCTACTCGACGCGATGACAGATTGCGCGCTGGAGCGGTTCGAGTTCACCGTGCCGACCATCGACGCCTCCAATTGGCGTGCGTCGCTTCGTGACCACGCACATACGATGCGCAAACACTTCCGGGACAATCCGATCCTGTGCGACCTGGTCCTCATTCGCAGTCAGTTCGGCGGCAGCGCCGTACGTGGAGCATTGCAGAAGATCGAGCAGCCCGTCGGGGCGCTGATCGAGGCGGGACTCGATGCGAGCCAGGCCATCGCCGTTTACGGCGCGATCTCCGTGCACACCCGCGGGTCGGCGGTGCTGGAGCGTATCCAGGACAAGGCCGAAGGATTCCCCGCTCCTCGCTCGAACGGCAAGCGCTACATCGGCTTCGCCGACGACATCGACTACGACTACATCCTGGAGAGCATTCTCGACCACGCGCAAACGCTCATCGATCAGTGATCTCGGTGCGCTCGCTATCGCTGAGCGACCGTGCGCGCACCGAAATCACTCATTTTCGGCCGGGGCATCCGGCATCCGATCGTCTTGGTCTCGAGGTACTGCTGGAATCCCTCGATTCCGCACTGCCGCCCCACGCCGCTGTTCTTGTAGCCGCCGAATGGAGCGTCTGCGCCGTAGAACATCCCGCCGTTGACGCCGAACGCGCCGGTGCGGATACGGCGGGCGATATTCATGCCGCGTTCCGTCGATCGCGAAACAACCGCGCCGGCAAGGCCATACGCGCTGTCGTTCGCGATGCGGACAGCGTGGTCGTCGTCGTCGAACGGCATCATGATCAATACCGGGCCGAAAACCTCTTCCCGTGCGATCGCGGCGTTGTTGTCGACACCGACGATCACGGTGGGTTGTACATAGTGACCGGCCGCAAGGTGTTCGGGCAGCCCATCGACCACACCTCCCCCGACGGTGATCTCGGCGCCGCCCGCTCGTGCCCGCTCGACAGCCGTGAGCACGCGGTCCTTCTGCGCGGCGCTGATCACCGGCCCGACAATGGTTTCCGGCCGTACCGGATCGCCGACCGGCACCCCCTGGTACGCGGCGGTGACGGCGGCGACGGTCTCGTCGTACAGGGACCGATGCACCAGCATGCGGGTGGTCGCCGCGCACGCCTGCCCGGCATGCACGCACATGCCGATCGCGGCGCCCAGGATCGCGGCGGGGTTGGCGTCGTCGAGCACGATCGCGACAGACTTGCCGCCGAGCTCCAGGAACATCCGCTTCATCGTGTCGGCGCCCTGCCGCATCAGCAGCTTGCCGACGGCCGTTGATCCGGTGAACGAGATCATGTCCACGCGCGGATCGGTGCCCAGCACGCCCGCAACGTCGTTCGATGGGGTCGTGACGACGTTCAGCACGCCCGGCGGGAACTCGGTGTGCTCGGCGACGAGCCTGCCCAGCCGCGCGGCGTTCCACGGGGTGTTCGGATCCGGCTTCAGCAGCACCGTGTTACCCGCCGCCAGCGCGGGTCCCAGCTTGTTGAGGATGACCTCGATCGGGAAGTTCGACGGGGTGATCGCCGCAACCACGCCGACCGGTTCCTTGACCACGGTGCGCACGTTCCGGTCACCGAACAGGCCGCCGCCGCCGAGCGTGCGCTCCCATTCGAAGTCGTCGATCAAGCCGGCCGGATAGCGCAGCGCTTCGGCAAGCGGCCAATCCAATTGCGCGGACTGCGTTGTCATCGCGGGACAGCCGACCTCGGCGATCAGTTCCTCGCGCAGGTCTTCCTTCTCGGCCTCGATCGCCGACTGCAATTGCGCCAGGCACCGCTTGCGTAGCTCACGGTGGGTCGACCAGTCGGACTCGTCGAAGGCGCGCCGCGCGGCCGCGATCGCTCGGCTCATGTCAACGGCGTCGGCGGCGGCCGTGGCGCCCAACAGTAGGCCGGTCGCGGGGCTGACATTGTCGAAGGTCGCACCCGAGGTCGATTCCACCAGCTCACCGTCGACGAGCATGCGGGATTCGGCGCGCGCTGCCGCCCGCCTGCCGACCTCGACGCTCGTTTCGGTCAGGTCTACCGATTCCTCGGTGGTGCTCACCCTGCAACCTCGTACAATCTGATCAATGCTGGACGCTCAACTGTAACTATTACAGTAGGCGAATACAACGACGTGTGCGCAGGGAGAGGGTCGAGTTGATCAAGGTGATGGAGGGCGTTCGCGTTCTCGAGGTTGCACAGTTCACGTTCGTCCCCGCCGCCGGGGCGATCCTCGCCGACTGGGGCGCGGACGTGATCAAAGTCGAGCACCCGGTGCGCGGTGACACCCAGCGCGGCTTCATCAACATGGGCGGCTTCCAACTCGACCCCAACCGCCACCCGCTGATCGAGCATCCCAACCGCGGCAAGCGCAGCGTCGGTATCGACGTCTCCACCCCCGGTGGTCAGGAAGTCCTGTACGAGATCGCCAAGACCGCGGACGTCTTCCTCACCAATTACATGCCAGCCCAACGGCAGAAGAACAAGTTCGACATCGAGCACATCCGCGCCGTCAATCCGAACATCATCTACGCGCGCGGCAGCGCTTATGGAGACAAGGGGGCCGAGCGCGACACGGGCGGTTTCGACGGCACCGCATTCTGGACGCGCAGCGGTGTCGGCCACGCGCTGACCCCCGAGGAGATCGGCGGGGCACTGCCACAGGGCATTCCGGCGTTCGGCGATTCGATCGGCGGGATGAATATCGCGGGCGGGATCTCCGCGGCGCTGTTCCACCGGGAACGCACAGGCGAAGCCGTGGAACTCGACGTGTCCCTACTGAGCACCGCGTGGTGGGCCGCCGGCGCCAGCGTCACCCAGGGAATGGAGACCGGCGAGACGATGCGTTCGCTGATGCCGGGAACCACCGCGTCGGTCAACCCCTTCATGGCGAACTACCTGACGTCGGACGGCGGCACGATAAACCTGTGCATCGTCAGCCCGACCGGATACATTCGGGACGCGTTCGAGCATCTCGGACTGCCCGAATTGGCGGATGATCCACGATTCTGCGACGTCATGCCACTGATCCAAAACGCCGAAGCGGGCGTACAACTCATCGCCGAGGCGATCCGCAGCAGGCCCTTCGAATACTGGCGTCAGCACCTCAAGACCATGAAGGGCCAGTGGGCGCCGTTCCAGAGCCTCATCGACCTCGCCTCCGACGAGCAGGCGATCGACAACGACATGATCGTCGAGGTGGAAGCCAGCGACGGCGGCGCACCGTTCAAGGTCGTGCGCGGCCCCGTGCAGTTCAACCACGAGCCGCTGGAGACGACGCGTGCCCCGCAGGCCTCGGAGCACACCGAAATCGTGCTGATGGAACTCGGGATGGACTGGGACCGCATCGAGGCGCTCAAGAATGCAGGCGCCATCGCCTAAGCGTCCCAGCTACTGGCTGACCGGATCATTCGCGGTCACCCCGTTCGTCGAGACGTGGGGGGTCCAGCGGGCGCCGTCCCAGTACCGCAATTGGTGACGCCGGTATGGGTCTGGATACCAGTTAGGGG contains:
- a CDS encoding aldehyde dehydrogenase family protein — protein: MLVDGELVESTSGATFDNVSPATGLLLGATAAADAVDMSRAIAAARRAFDESDWSTHRELRKRCLAQLQSAIEAEKEDLREELIAEVGCPAMTTQSAQLDWPLAEALRYPAGLIDDFEWERTLGGGGLFGDRNVRTVVKEPVGVVAAITPSNFPIEVILNKLGPALAAGNTVLLKPDPNTPWNAARLGRLVAEHTEFPPGVLNVVTTPSNDVAGVLGTDPRVDMISFTGSTAVGKLLMRQGADTMKRMFLELGGKSVAIVLDDANPAAILGAAIGMCVHAGQACAATTRMLVHRSLYDETVAAVTAAYQGVPVGDPVRPETIVGPVISAAQKDRVLTAVERARAGGAEITVGGGVVDGLPEHLAAGHYVQPTVIVGVDNNAAIAREEVFGPVLIMMPFDDDDHAVRIANDSAYGLAGAVVSRSTERGMNIARRIRTGAFGVNGGMFYGADAPFGGYKNSGVGRQCGIEGFQQYLETKTIGCRMPRPKMSDFGARTVAQR
- a CDS encoding CaiB/BaiF CoA transferase family protein, with the translated sequence MEGVRVLEVAQFTFVPAAGAILADWGADVIKVEHPVRGDTQRGFINMGGFQLDPNRHPLIEHPNRGKRSVGIDVSTPGGQEVLYEIAKTADVFLTNYMPAQRQKNKFDIEHIRAVNPNIIYARGSAYGDKGAERDTGGFDGTAFWTRSGVGHALTPEEIGGALPQGIPAFGDSIGGMNIAGGISAALFHRERTGEAVELDVSLLSTAWWAAGASVTQGMETGETMRSLMPGTTASVNPFMANYLTSDGGTINLCIVSPTGYIRDAFEHLGLPELADDPRFCDVMPLIQNAEAGVQLIAEAIRSRPFEYWRQHLKTMKGQWAPFQSLIDLASDEQAIDNDMIVEVEASDGGAPFKVVRGPVQFNHEPLETTRAPQASEHTEIVLMELGMDWDRIEALKNAGAIA
- a CDS encoding TetR/AcrR family transcriptional regulator — encoded protein: MGAHAKVDTRKRRDRGSISADEILQGAFDVAAQVSIDNLSMPVLAKHLDVGVTSIYWYFRRKDDLLDAMTDCALERFEFTVPTIDASNWRASLRDHAHTMRKHFRDNPILCDLVLIRSQFGGSAVRGALQKIEQPVGALIEAGLDASQAIAVYGAISVHTRGSAVLERIQDKAEGFPAPRSNGKRYIGFADDIDYDYILESILDHAQTLIDQ
- a CDS encoding cytochrome P450; this encodes MESSVHNITVEEAADLVRDPYPLFARRRQEFGVFKGSVMDWSTTPESMLPENLYAAVSFDAVNRVFRDSKVFNSQIYDNTIGLFIGPTILAMEGKKHWEHRNLVSAAFKTRSLSRWEPEIVRPVVEGLIDEFIDVGHADLVKQFTLEFPTRVISKLLGLPEEDLPWFRKRAVELISYTVKWKRAFEASAALKDYFLQQIELRRRKPTPDIIGDLVTAEIDGEKLTDEAIYSFLRLLLPAGLETTYRSSGNLLFLLLTHPEQFRAVQADRDLIGPAIEEGLRYETPLTTVQRYATEETELEGVTIPHGAVIDVCIGSANRDEQRWERSEKFDIHRKRLPHISFAAGEHTCMGLHLARMETRVAVECLLDRLTDIQLITDDNPTIHGQPFRSPTAIPVTFNPAG
- a CDS encoding coniferyl-alcohol dehydrogenase is translated as MSRIVVVGAASGIGAAAAKHFYASGDHVLAVDIREPQSPVSEYRQCDLRDPARIDTVLGDIGTGWDMLAHVAGIPGTAPAADVLTVNYLGMRLMAEGMLPLMNTGGSIVTVASTAALGWDQRIDVLSELLELTDGDAVARWQEGQDPAYPVYSTSKQAAILYTKRLAGPAWAKYGVRVNTVSPGPVETPILSDFEHTMGKEVLDMCRATVGRHATVDDVVPVIAFLGSPDARWITGQDIHVDGGFVTSMTAGPPVQLI